Sequence from the Enhydrobacter sp. genome:
GTCGACGAGACCATCACGGCGAACCTCGACCTCTTTAAAACCTTCACCTTCTCGGAGCCAGACGACTATTTCTCCGGTCGTGGCGGCGGCATCGGCCAGGGGCTGGCGGGCGCCATCGGCGTCTCCGTGGCACGGCCCGATGCGCCCATCCTCTGCATGTCGGGCGACGGCTCGTCCATGTACTCGATCCAGGCGCTCTGGACGGCGGCGCATCATGGTCTGCCGATCGTGTTCGTCATCCTCGCCAACCGCGAGTATCGCGTGCTCAAGCACAATATCGACGCCTACCGCGCTCGCTTCGACGTGAGGTCGAACAAGCCCTACATGCACATGGATCTTAGCGGCCCGACGATGGGCTTCGTCGACATGGCCAAGGGCATGGGCGTCGCCGGCACCTATGTGGCCAAGGCCGACGACATCAAGGGCGCCGTCGCGGCCGCCTTCGCATCGGGCAAGCCGCATCTGATCGAAATCGAGATCGAGGGGAAGCGGTAGCTACCTCCTCCTCGCCGGCTTTGCCTTCGCCATCGCGCGTACCTTGTCATGATGAGCGCGCGCGGCGCCGGTGAGCATGGGCAGGTCGTTCCCCGCGAGCAGGAACTTCATGCCTTTGCCGATATAGAGCCCCAGCAGTTCCTCGCTGTAGGCGCCGCCCATGCCGGGGAACTTGCCGTGCTTCCGGCAGGCGGCGACGACGCGATCTACCGCGGACTGGATTTTCTCGTGGCCGGTTTCGCCGGGGATGCCGAGCTCGACCGACAGATCGGACGAGCCGATCAGCAGACTGTCGATGCCGGGCACCGCCGCGATGGCGTCGGCGTTCCGCACCGCCTTGGGCGTCTCGATCATCACCGTGATTAGGACGTTGTCGTTCGCCCGCTTGATGAACTCGCCCATCTTCATCGGCTGGTAGTCGAACTGCGCCTGGCCGCCGCCGACCGAGCGGTGGCCGAGTGGCGGGTAGCGAAGCCTGTCGGCGATCTCGCGCGCCTCGTCGGCGGTGTCGACATGGGGGATCACGATTCCGAGCGCGCCGCCGTCGAGCAGCCGCGTCGCCATGGCGAGCTCACCGTGGGGAACGCGCACGATCGGCGCGATACCGGAATCCTGAGCCGCTACACAAATCTCCGCCGCCGTCTCGATCGACATGATCCCGTGCTCGAGATCGAGGAACAGCCAGTCGAAGCCGGCCGCCTTCATCACCTTGATGATGTCGACATTGCGCACCAGCCGGATGCCGATGCCCACGGCAAGCTGGTTCTTCCTCAATCGCGCCTTGGCGGCGTTGATGGCATGGGCCATGGTTTCCCCCTCGATACGTCTTTGCGGTAGGCTAGTCGTCATGACATTCCGTGTCGAACGGATCGACCATGTCGTGCTGCGGGTGCAGGA
This genomic interval carries:
- a CDS encoding aldolase, yielding MAHAINAAKARLRKNQLAVGIGIRLVRNVDIIKVMKAAGFDWLFLDLEHGIMSIETAAEICVAAQDSGIAPIVRVPHGELAMATRLLDGGALGIVIPHVDTADEAREIADRLRYPPLGHRSVGGGQAQFDYQPMKMGEFIKRANDNVLITVMIETPKAVRNADAIAAVPGIDSLLIGSSDLSVELGIPGETGHEKIQSAVDRVVAACRKHGKFPGMGGAYSEELLGLYIGKGMKFLLAGNDLPMLTGAARAHHDKVRAMAKAKPARRR